In the Telopea speciosissima isolate NSW1024214 ecotype Mountain lineage chromosome 2, Tspe_v1, whole genome shotgun sequence genome, one interval contains:
- the LOC122649994 gene encoding F-box/LRR-repeat protein At3g48880-like, which translates to MDEDSSERRWEDMELDILVRIFKTFNIIELTSGISRVCSTWRLACSEPMLWKTLDLGLLKSNYIKIPAAPYVWVSDSSDKRLMRLLKVALGLSRGTITCLIFHYDLYLKDEHLIYTAERCPRLKQLVLPAWNQITKGGICKAIRIWQDLESMTMPSIVHPPYIMEEIGKSCKNFTELKLMGPCDVLFASTLATWLPKLKVLSLRCTVLTKEALILILDSMMHLEVLNISHCVLREVPEPPAPKRVLLELDETIIGKASRLREFYTCLEDSCLMSQRTKADEGLIRWYKYEEWLWRMDEVSSLSVAMEQHVEVGGGGSIVPS; encoded by the exons ATGGACGAGGACTCATCAGAGAGGAGATGGGAGGATATGGAACTTGATATCCTGGTGAGGATATTCAAGACATTTAACATCATTGAACTGACTTCAGGCATTTCCCGAGTTTGTAGCACATGGCGCTTGGCTTGTTCTGAGCCAATGCTTTGGAAGACTCTTGATTTGGGGTTATTGAAGTCCAATTACATTAAAATCCCTGCAGCACCATATGTTTGGGTGTCTGATAGCTCTGATAAGAGATTGATGCGGTTATTGAAGGTTGCACTTGGTCTCAGCCGTGGAACCATTACTTGTTTGATTTTCCATTATGATTTGTATCTGAAAGATGAGCACTTGATCTATACGGCTGAAAG GTGCCCACGGCTCAAACAGCTGGTTCTCCCAGCTTGGAATCAAATTACGAAGGGTGGAATCTGTAAGGCTATCCGCATATGGCAAGATCTTGAATCAATGACAATGCCCAGCATTGTCCATCCCCCTTACATCATGGAGGAAATTGGTAAGAGCTGCAAGAATTTCACTGAGCTCAAGCTGATGGGCCCTTGTGATGTCCTATTTGCATCAACCTTAGCCACTTGGCTTCCCAAGCTGAAAGTTTTGAGCTTGCGGTGCACTGTGTTGACCAAGGAAGCTTTGATCTTGATCTTGGACTCCATGATGCATTTGGAGGTGCTCAACATTTCTCACTGCGTGTTGAGAGAAGTCCCTGAGCCCCCTGCACCCAAAAGAGTTCTTTTAGAGCTTGATGAGACAATCATTGGGAAGGCATCCCGGTTACGAGAATTCTACACTTGCCTAGAAGATTCATGCCTCATGTCTCAACGTACGAAAGCTGATGAAGGCCTCATTAGGTGGTACAAGTACGAGGAGTGGTTGTGGCGCATGGACGAGGTCAGCTCCCTTTCAGTTGCAATGGAGCAGCATGTTgaggttggtggtggtggtagtattgtACCAAGTTAA
- the LOC122649759 gene encoding uncharacterized protein LOC122649759 produces the protein MAGGEHGHADGTHGDFRAKVWTMTGGPNCRPKHWKRNTAIAMAGIFLICIPIAMKSAELEQRPHPPVRPIPSQLWCKNFGNKEY, from the exons ATGGCGGGTGGAGAACACGGTCACGCAGATGGAACCCATGGAGATTTCAGAGCCAAGGTTTGGACTATGACTGGTGGCCCAAACTGCAGGCCTAAGCACTGGAAGAGAAACACGGCTATCGCCATGGCCGGGATCTTTCTTATTTGCATTCCCATCGCCATGAAATCCGCAGAGCTCGAG CAACGGCCTCATCCACCTGTTCGCCCAATTCCTTCACAGCTCTGGTGCAAGAATTTCGGAAATAAGGAATACTGA